The Neisseria macacae ATCC 33926 genome contains the following window.
CGCACTGGTTACACCGTTCATTATCTTCACCTCATCTGCCTGTATTGTTGTCATAGGACAAATATCCAAGACTCAAATGAAACAAAAATCTTCTGAAATATCAGACCGCCTGTGGACGCTGCCGTCGCAAACCAACGCCTCATCCCAAGCCAAGCCGATACAAATGCCAACCAACCGTTATTTTATCAAGCACGCAAAACGCCTCGATTCCGTCATCCGGTCTGTTTTTTATTTCACTATATAACAAACCGCCCCCGCCTTCAATGCAAGCCATCTTCCAATTATCATTAAAATCCGATAGTTAAATTTGTTTTACGAGGATATGGGTCGTCTGAAAAAACGGTTTCAGGCGATTTGAAGGAGGCACTAACATAAACCAATACCCTTAAAACCCTGCATCGTTGAACTGCAAGCCTGACGGTTTGCCGCCATTCTTGCCCGAATAAAAACGGGCGAACAAACATAAATGAAAATATCAGGACGAAACCTTATTCGTTTCCCCCGAAAAATTTCAGACGACCCCTTCATCTCAAAAGGTCGTCTGAAACAGGCAAAGCGGTTGGTTTGAACCTGTCTTTCTGTGTTCAAAAAAACAAGTTCAGTTCAAGCTTACGCTTCGCCTTCTTCCTGATCGGCTACTTCCGTTGCCCTGGGTTCGGCGGCTTTGTAGAGGTAAACCGTTGCCAGCGGCGGTACTTTGACGGCGAGCGAGTTGGGTCTGCCGTGCGACCAGATTTCTTCGGTTTGCAGGATTTGTCCGGCGGATACGCCGCTGCCGTTGTAGCCGGGGTCGTCTGAATTGAGGATTTCGCGGTATTCGCCGGCTTCGTTCACGCCGAAGCGGTAGCTGTCGTGGACGACGGGCGTGAAGTTGCTGATGACGATGACGCGGTTGCCTTCGCGGTCGCGGCGTTCGAAGACGAAGACGGAATTGTTGCCGTCGTCGGCGACCAGCCATTCGAAGCCTTCCGGCCATTGGTCGAGCTGGTAAAGCGGCGCGGTGTCTTTATAGACGCGGTTCAAATCGCGCACGAAGTTTTGTACGCCTTTGTGCCAGCCGCCTTCTTGGTCGAGCAGGAACCAATCCAGTCCTTCGTTGTAATTCCACTCTCTGCCTTGCGCGAACTCGTTACCCATAAACAGGAGTTTTTTGCCGGGGAAGCCGTACATGAAGCCGTAGTAGGCGCGCAGGTTGGCGAATTGCTGCCAGCAGTCGCCGGGCATCCGTCCGAGCAGCGAGCGTTTGCCGTGTACGACTTCGTCGTGCGAGAGCGGCAGGACGAAGTTTTCGCTGTATTGGTACATCATGCCGAAGGTCATTTTGTTGTGGTGGTATTTGCGGTTGATGGGGTCTTCCATCATGTAGCGCAAGGTGTCGTTCATCCAGCCCATGTTCCATTTGTAGCTGAAGTTCAAGCCTTCTTGGCGGGTTACGTTGGCGAACGAGGTGGATTCTTCGGCGATTTCGGTGGCGGAGGGGACGACCTCTTTCAGCATGGTGTTGGTATCGCGCAGGAAGGCGATGGCCTCGAGGTTTTCATGGCCGCCGTATTGGTTGGGTATCCATTCGCCGTCTTTGCGCGAGTAGTTGCGGTAAATCATGGAGGCGACGGCGTCCACACGGATACCGTCGAAACCGAAACGCTCTATCCAATACAGGGCATTACCTTGCAGGAAGTTTTTGACTTCGTTCCTGCCGAAGTTGTAAATCAGGGTGTTCCAGTCTTGGTGGTAGCCTTCGCGCGGGTCGGCGTGTTCGTACAGCGCGGTGCCGTCAAACTTGGCAAGCCCGTGGTCGTCGGTCGGGAAGTGTCCGACCACCCAGTCGAGGATGACGCCGATGCCTGCATCGTGTGCGGCTTTAATCAGGGCGCGCAATTCGTCGGGCGAACCGAAACGGCTGGTCGGCGCATACAATCCGGTCGCCTGATAGCCCCACGAGCCGTCAAACGGGTATTCGGAAACGGGCAGGAATTCGATATGGGTGAAGCCCATGTCTTTGACGTATGCGACCAATTCTTTGGCGAGCTGTTCGTAAGTCAGCCAGAAGTTGTTTTCGGGATTGCGTTTCCACGAACCCAAATGCACTTCATAAATACTGATGGGCGCGTCAATGGCATTGGCGCGGGCGCGGAAGTCGGGTGTTTCGACTTTTTCCGGCAAACCGCGCACGACAGACGCGGTATTCGGACGCAACTCTGCGCCGAAGGCATACGGGTCGGTTTTTTGCCGCACATCGCCGTTGGCATCGCGGATTTCAAATTTGTAGAGGGCGTTGAGTTTGACGGCGGGGATGAAGATGTCCCAAATGCCGTTGTCGCGGTGGAAACGCATGACGTGGCGGCGGCCGTCCCAGTGGTTGAATTCGCCGATGACGGACACGCGCTGCGCGTTCGGCGCCCATACGGCAAAGCTGACGCCTTTCACGCCGTCCACTTCGGCAAAATGCGCGCCCAAAGTTTCATAAGGGCGCAGGTGTTTGCCTTCCGCCAGCAACCAAGAATCCATATCTTTCAGGGCGGAGCCGAAGCGGTAAGGGTCTTCTTCGCGCACAGGCTCGGCATCTTCGGCATAACGGACGTTCAACGCATAATCGGGCGCACCTTCGGGCAACACGGCAACAAAGAATCCGCGTTCATCGACTTTTTCAGACGACGTAATCACCTCGCCGGTTTCACGGTTGACAATATCCACGCCCCAAGCGTTCGGAATCAGGGTCCGCACGACCTCGTCGCCTTCGGCAAGGCGGTGTCGTCCCAAATAGGCGAACAAATCGCTGTGGGTGGCAAGAAACAGGCTTTCGACCGTGTCGCGTTCGACTTGGTCAAGCTCGTGATAAGGCTTCATCCGGCTGTTTTTCTTCATGCGTACCTCTCCAATCATGGCAAGTTGGCCGCCTATCAGGCGGTTGTGGGGAAAATCTTCAAGCGCGACAGGCATTTTGCGCGCCCAGTTGGGATAACCCTCGGAAACGCCCGGCACATTCAGGTTGTCGCTCATGCCCAGCAGGTTTTCCAGTTGCACCGCATACAGTTTGCTGCGGCTCATGGCGGCATACCGGTGCAAGGCGGTTAACAGCGTTTCGTCAATTTCAGACGACATCTCGGCGTCGGCAGGCAGGCAGCCGGCGTGTTTCAACTTATCAAACAAATCCGCCTTATCGTGTTCGCGCGCTTCCAAGGTCGTCTGAAAAGTTTCCGCATCGGGAATCGTACCCAAGCGGAACATCAAATCCAAATCCTTGCCCGTCCAATAGCCTGCCAAGGGCGCGACATCGTGCGTACTGACCACCGTAATCGCCTGTTCGGGATATTCTTCGGGCCATTCAAAGCCGTGCCAGCCTTTGCTGAAATACACGACCTTATAAGAAAACACCTGATAGCGGTTCAGCAAATACCGCGCTTGGTCGGGTACCGTTCCCAAATCCTCGCCGATGACCACGCATTGGTTCCGCCGGCTTTCCAAAGCCAGGATGGCAAACATCACATCCGCGTCGTAATGCACATACGCGCCAAAGTCCGCCGTCTTGCCCGCAACCCACCACAGACGGCACAAAGCCATCACATGATCAATGCGCAAGATACCGTAAAGCCGCATATTTTCACGCAAAAGGCGGACGAACTTCTCATAACCTGTGTGCTTCAACATCATCGGATTGAGCGGCGGCAAATCCCAGTTTTGCCCCGTCGGGCTGAACGGATCGGGCGGCGCGCCGACCGCCATATCCATACAATAATCGGCGCGGTTGAGCCAAGTATCCGCACTGCCGCGTGCCACGCCGACCGCCAAATCGCCGTAAATTCCGAGCTTCACGCCGCGCGCCTCAGCCGCCTCGTTCACTTCGCGCAACTGCTCCGCGCAAAGCCATTGCAGCCACATATAAAAACGGATTTCGTGCCGATGACCCTGTGCAAATCTTTGAACTGCCTCGCCATGCGGATCATGAAACTCCGACGGCCAAGACAGCCAACCCACTTCGCCGGAGCAGTTGTAATACTGATCCAACGCCTCAAACAAACCGAAGCCTTCCAAAGCCTCGCCGCGTTCTTCGGCAAAAGCGTCAAATGCCGCCCGCTCTTGTTCGGCGGCTTCGCATCCGTCGTTTTCAAACGCGTCAAACGCCCTCTGCAAAGCATCGCGCTTGAACGCCCAAACCGCCGTATAAGCGACGGTTTCCGTAATCCGCAACGCCGCAATGCGCTGGCAGATATTCGGCTGCTTGAGCCAGTTTTTCAGCTTTTCGTTGTAGGAGAGCGCGCCGACCTTCTCCACATCCAGATAAATCGGATTGAGCCATTCGCGCGAAGACGGGCTGTACGGGCTGGCAAAAGCAGGCTTGGCGCTGAAAAGCGCGTGCAGCGGATTGATGCCGACGAAATCCAGTTGCTTATCCGCCGCAAACGCCATCAAATCCAGCAAATCGGTAAAATCCCCGATGCCCCAGTTCCGTTGCGAACGCAGGCTGTACAAATGCGTTGTCAGCCCGTTCATGCGCAAACCGTGTTCCAGCATTTTCGGCTGATAAACCGACTGCGGCGCAACCACCAGCCGCACCTTGCGGACGCTGCCTTCCACTTCCTCAGACAAAGTGTAATAGCCGCAAGCCAAAGCCGGCAGCGCAACCCAAAGCACGCCGTCTTCGCCATGGTTCAACGGCAAAACCTGCCGTCCGCCCGCTTCGTCTTCCAAGCAAATTTCAGCCGCGTCATGAAACTCAGCAGGCAGTTGCAAAGATTCCCGACCGTTTTCATGCGCCACCAAAGTATCCGCATAAAGGTCGTCTGAAAAACCGTCCTGCTGCAAAGCCTTAATAATCCCTTCCAAAACCTCGGGCTTGGTCGCATGATAAATTCCACCGATGTCGTGGAAACCCAAATCAATACCCAAGCCTGCAGCCTGCTCTTCCAAATGTTCGCTCATGACACAATTCGCCTGTTTACAATAAACCGAATCTTAATATAAATAAGATTGAATGTTTCCCATAATTCAGAGAAAACAACCGTTCAGACCAGAATTTCCCTGCTTAGTTTGACTTAACCCAAAATTTTGATTGATGACTCTAAAGACATGCTGACAAAACGGCAGGAAAATTTCTATTATCATAATATTCTAAAATAGCAGCCATCTTTTTCGTTGTTTCAGCAGCAAACCTAAGTATTTCTCATTTAATCTCTGAAATTCGTTTTTCGTAAGATTTAAATAAGTTTTCCAAGTAATAATTTATCGAGGAACTTCTATAAAACCCAATATTGTCATACAGTTCATTGCAAAAAACGATTTGATTTGTTTCTTTCATATATGAAATAAATTCCAAAACATTCGTTAACATACTTTTTTGA
Protein-coding sequences here:
- the glgB gene encoding 1,4-alpha-glucan branching protein GlgB, giving the protein MSEHLEEQAAGLGIDLGFHDIGGIYHATKPEVLEGIIKALQQDGFSDDLYADTLVAHENGRESLQLPAEFHDAAEICLEDEAGGRQVLPLNHGEDGVLWVALPALACGYYTLSEEVEGSVRKVRLVVAPQSVYQPKMLEHGLRMNGLTTHLYSLRSQRNWGIGDFTDLLDLMAFAADKQLDFVGINPLHALFSAKPAFASPYSPSSREWLNPIYLDVEKVGALSYNEKLKNWLKQPNICQRIAALRITETVAYTAVWAFKRDALQRAFDAFENDGCEAAEQERAAFDAFAEERGEALEGFGLFEALDQYYNCSGEVGWLSWPSEFHDPHGEAVQRFAQGHRHEIRFYMWLQWLCAEQLREVNEAAEARGVKLGIYGDLAVGVARGSADTWLNRADYCMDMAVGAPPDPFSPTGQNWDLPPLNPMMLKHTGYEKFVRLLRENMRLYGILRIDHVMALCRLWWVAGKTADFGAYVHYDADVMFAILALESRRNQCVVIGEDLGTVPDQARYLLNRYQVFSYKVVYFSKGWHGFEWPEEYPEQAITVVSTHDVAPLAGYWTGKDLDLMFRLGTIPDAETFQTTLEAREHDKADLFDKLKHAGCLPADAEMSSEIDETLLTALHRYAAMSRSKLYAVQLENLLGMSDNLNVPGVSEGYPNWARKMPVALEDFPHNRLIGGQLAMIGEVRMKKNSRMKPYHELDQVERDTVESLFLATHSDLFAYLGRHRLAEGDEVVRTLIPNAWGVDIVNRETGEVITSSEKVDERGFFVAVLPEGAPDYALNVRYAEDAEPVREEDPYRFGSALKDMDSWLLAEGKHLRPYETLGAHFAEVDGVKGVSFAVWAPNAQRVSVIGEFNHWDGRRHVMRFHRDNGIWDIFIPAVKLNALYKFEIRDANGDVRQKTDPYAFGAELRPNTASVVRGLPEKVETPDFRARANAIDAPISIYEVHLGSWKRNPENNFWLTYEQLAKELVAYVKDMGFTHIEFLPVSEYPFDGSWGYQATGLYAPTSRFGSPDELRALIKAAHDAGIGVILDWVVGHFPTDDHGLAKFDGTALYEHADPREGYHQDWNTLIYNFGRNEVKNFLQGNALYWIERFGFDGIRVDAVASMIYRNYSRKDGEWIPNQYGGHENLEAIAFLRDTNTMLKEVVPSATEIAEESTSFANVTRQEGLNFSYKWNMGWMNDTLRYMMEDPINRKYHHNKMTFGMMYQYSENFVLPLSHDEVVHGKRSLLGRMPGDCWQQFANLRAYYGFMYGFPGKKLLFMGNEFAQGREWNYNEGLDWFLLDQEGGWHKGVQNFVRDLNRVYKDTAPLYQLDQWPEGFEWLVADDGNNSVFVFERRDREGNRVIVISNFTPVVHDSYRFGVNEAGEYREILNSDDPGYNGSGVSAGQILQTEEIWSHGRPNSLAVKVPPLATVYLYKAAEPRATEVADQEEGEA